A region from the Triticum urartu cultivar G1812 chromosome 1, Tu2.1, whole genome shotgun sequence genome encodes:
- the LOC125508303 gene encoding 3-ketoacyl-CoA thiolase 2, peroxisomal-like → MEKALDRQRILLRHLEPAAGASPAASAVSASVCAAGDSAAYHRGPCFADDVVIVAAYRTAICKAKRGSFKDTLPEDLLVPVFKALVDKTKLNPSEVGDIVVGTVLAPGSQRAIECRMAALYAGFPDTVPLKTVNRQCSSGLQAVADVAAAIKAGMYDIGIAAGVESMTVNKVNLVEKVNPKVELFAQARDCLLPMGLTSENVAQRFGITRMEQDQAAVESHRKAAAAVAAGKFKEEIVPVHTKIVDPKTGEEKEIVVSADDGIRSNTTLAVLSKLKPAFSKDGTTTAGNASQVSDGAGAVLLMRRDVATQKGLPILGIYRSFAAVGVDPAVMGVGPAVAIPAAVKAAGLQINDVDLFEINEAFASQYVYCSKKLDLDPAKVNVNGGAIALGHPLGATGARCVSTLLNEMKRRGKDCRFGVISMCIGSGMGAAAVFERGDAVDELTNARGVPSLNWLSKDTV, encoded by the exons ATGGAGAAGGCGCTCGACAGGCAGAGGATCCTGCTGCGGCACCTGGAGCCCGCGGCCGGCGCCAGCCCGGCCGCCTCCGCCGTCTCC GCGAGCGTGTGCGCCGCGGGGGACAGCGCCGCGTACCACCGGGGCCCCTGCTTCGCCGACGACGTCGTCATCGTCGC TGCCTATAGGACAGCAATCTGCAAGGCCAAGAGAGGTAGTTTCAAGGATACACTCCCTGAGGATCTCTTGGTGCCCGTATTCAAG GCTTTGGTGGATAAAACAAAGTTAAATCCGAGCGAAGTGGGCGACATTGTTGTTGGTACTGTTTTAGCTCCTGGGTCCCAAAGGGCAATAGAATGCAGGATGGCCGCATTGTATGCGGGTTTCCCTG ACACGGTTCCTCTGAAGACTGTAAACCGACAGTGCTCTTCTGGGCTTCAGGCAGTCGCAGATGTTGCTGCTGCTATTAAAGCAGGGATGTATGATATTG GTATTGCTGCTGGCGTAGAGTCGATGACAGTGAACAAAGTTAATCTTGTCGAGAAAGTGAATCCCAAA GTTGAGCTATTTGCTCAAGCACGTGATTGCCTTCTCCCAATGGGCCTTACCTCCGAGAATGTTGCACAGCGGTTTGGCATAACACGCATGGAGCAAGATCAAGCTGCT GTTGAGTCTCACAGGAAGGCAGCGGCGGCAGTTGCTGCTGGTAAATTTAAAGAAGAAATAGTTCCAGTTCATACAAAG ATCGTGGATCCAAAAACTGGTGAAGAAAAGGAGATTGTGGTCTCAGCAGATGATGGAATCCGGTCGAATACCACACTGGCAGTCCTGTCAAAACTTAAACCAGCATTTTCCAAGGACGGGACCACTACTGCTG GAAATGCTAGCCAAGTAAGTGATGGAGCTGGAGCTGTCCTACTAATGAGGCGAGATGTTGCTACACAGAAGGGTCTTCCAATTCTTGGAATCTACAG GAGCTTTGCTGCAGTTGGAGTTGATCCAGCTGTGATGGGTGTTGGTCCTGCTGTTGCTATCCCAGCAGCAGTGAAGGCCGCGGGCCTTCAAATTAATGATGTTGACCTCTTTGAGATTAATGAG GCTTTTGCATCTCAGTATGTGTACTGCTCAAAAAAGTTGGATCTCGATCCCGCAAAAGTCAATGTTAATGGAGGTGCAATTGCTCTTGGACATCCATTGGGTGCCACAG GTGCGCGATGTGTCAGCACTCTTCTCAACGAGATGAAACGCCGAGGCAAGGACTGCCGGTTTGGAGTGATTTCTATGTGCATAG GTTCCGGGATGGGTGCGGCCGCCGTTTTCGAGCGTGGAGATGCGGTGGATGAGCTGACGAATGCCCGAGGGGTGCCCTCGCTTAACTGGCTCTCCAAAGACACCGTGTAA